A window from Drosophila subobscura isolate 14011-0131.10 chromosome O, UCBerk_Dsub_1.0, whole genome shotgun sequence encodes these proteins:
- the LOC117897797 gene encoding methionine aminopeptidase 1, producing MTKVCETPNCGKEATLQCPSCLKLGIKGSFFCSQPCFKGFWKEHKAIHALAGGAQNTAAENGAYNPWPQFKFTGKLRPFEQTPKRAVPLSIQRPDYADHVEGRSLSEEALRGTTIKVLDDEEIEAMRVAGRLGRECLDEGAKAVEVGVTTDELDRLVHEAAIERDCYPSPLNYYNFPKSCCTSVNEVICHGIPDKRPLEDGDLCNIDVTVFHHGFHGDLNETFFVGNVSEKHKKLVQVTHEALTKAIELVRPGVKYREIGNVIQKYVTPHGFSVVRNYCGHGIHRVFHTAPNVPHYAKNSTVGVMAPGHCFTIEPMISMGVREAKSWPDDWTAVTGDGLYSAQFEQTLLVNNNGCEILTKRRENNGQPWFMDKM from the exons atgactAAAGTATGCGAGACACCCAACTGCGGCAAAGAGGCGACTCTGCAATGCCCCAGCTGCCTCAAGCTGGGCATCAAGGGCTCCTTTTTTTGCTCGCAGCCCTGCTTCAAAGGTTTCTGGAAGGAACACAAGGCTATTCACGCCTTGgcag GTGGAGCACAGAATACCGCGGCTGAGAATGGGGCCTACAACCCGTGGCCACAGTTCAAATTCACCGGCAAGCTGCGTCCGTTCGAACAGACCCCCAAGCGCGCTGTGCCGCTTTCCATTCAGCGACCCGACTACGCTGATCACGTAGAGGGACGGTCGCTCTCGGAGGAGGCCCTGCGAGGCACAACCATCAAGGTGCTGGATGATGAAGAAATTGAGGCCATGCGGGTGGCAGGCCGTCTGGGAAGAGAATGTCTGGACGAGGGAGCCAAGGCTGTGGAGGTTGGCGTCACCACAGACGAGCTGGATCGCCTGGTGCACGAGGCGGCTATTGAGCGAGACTGCTATCCGTCGCCCTTGAACTACTACAACTTTCCCAAATCGTGCTGCACCTCTGTCAACGAGGTGATTTGCCATGGCATCCCTGACAAGCGGCCGCTTGAGGACGGAGATCTGTGCAATATCGATGTTACAGTCTTCCATCATGGGTTCCACGGAGATCTTAATGAGACATTCTTTGTCGGAAATGTCTCGGAGAAGCACAAGAAGTTGGTGCAGGTCACCCACGAGGCCCTGACAAAGGCAATCGAGCTTGTGCGTCCGGGCGTCAAGTATCGCGAAATTGGCAACGTTATTCAGAAGTATGTGACCCCACATGGTTTCAGCGTGGTGCGAAATTACTGCGGCCATGGCATACATCGTGTCTTCCACACAGCACCCAATGTGCCACACTATGCTA AAAACTCTACTGTCGGCGTCATGGCCCCTGGACATTGCTTCACAATTGAGCCAATGATATCCATGGGTGTGCGCGAGGCCAAGAGCTGGCCTGATGACTGGACTGCCGTCACCGGCGATGGCCTGTATTCGGCCCAGTTCGAGCAAACTCTTCTAGTGAACAACAATGGCTGTGAGATCCTGACGAAGCGCCGCGAGAACAACGGCCAGCCCTGGTTCATGGACAAGATGTAA
- the LOC117897798 gene encoding DNA-directed RNA polymerases I, II, and III subunit RPABC5: MIIPIRCFTCGKVIGNKWESYLGLLQAEYTEGDALDALGLKRYCCRRMLLGHVDLIEKLLNYAPLEK, from the exons ATGATTATTCCAATTCGTTGCTTCACTTGTGGAAAAGTCATCGGCAACAAGTGGGAGTCGTATCTGGGTCTGCTGCAGGCGGAATACACTGAAGG CGATGCATTGGATGCACTGGGCCTGAAGCGCTACTGCTGTCGCCGCATGTTGCTCGGACACGTCGATCTGATTGAGAAGCTGCTCAATTATGCACCGCTCGAAAAGTAA
- the LOC117896686 gene encoding bromodomain-containing protein DDB_G0280777 has translation MRPFILFALLLTLANCEPQSQHSGNQRPLVYGNWPPKSAKQLSRPAAGGLGGASGKQRTLVVQIRSDQPVPLVLKGRPGHPHSHATHQHLAHAHAIHPHVLQHPHSHAHLHSHPHVLHVPQHQHQHQHLRGPRPIKLSAPVYLKPASAMRKPLKIKLNNSKPKAKPTFGYEKPFKFEKPTAVSYSELQTLPLDTHNNFNTEHFAPIYTVPAPNLAVHDNHLELDDGGHFATSYLPPQHTSQSPPPSARPQTYLAPGYNVHEEETNDQTIRDPISGSQKLFAPDPDPSLPTSKIRPATETFNTPSNSKPLPSDVQSNHLPAQPLVQIVGAQAAAQSAPEIYPVQYAQQTQQLQPFLAASISAAHIPIYNPTYLVTQSNQLYTQHKQQLFKPSAEHVLEAGYVNADLTQEVASNGQILQAAKDPHHNIHPVLDSAPQYAALIAAPALGEPVESAYETASFHLPNVAAAVTSTAPEGGFVVSNYYGHPHDSSQLLQAYAEEEARRQQLETEHAALELQKQQQYHLDELNAQALEQQQQQQFHLEELRAHAQRQQEQQQQQQQHLEELRAQAQAQQQQNQHLEELRAQAHAQHQQNQHLEDLRAQAHAQHQQQLQFEELKAQAEEQHLQNQQQQQQLQLVQLQQQHQQLQQPVQHHPQPAQDPAATAFEEHQRLVQQQLGSNTPLRIFVPDEEAASESRLQKRSDDLKKGTVEDVHNLGSTDSEAESAKDLFEVSTSVEVAGEHHIAGST, from the exons ATGAGG CCTTTCATTCTCTTTGCGCTCCTCTTGACGCTGGCCAATTGtgagccgcagtcgcagcacaGTGGAAATCAGCGTCCACTCGTCTACGGCAATTGGCCGCCAAAGAGCGCCAAGCAGTTGTCTCGGCCTGCGGCTGGAGGTTTGGGAGGTGCGTCGGGAAAGCAGCGCACACTGGTCGTACAGATACGCAGCGATCAGCCGGTGCCACTGGTATTGAAGGGTCGTCCCggccacccacacagccatGCAACTCATCAGCATTTGGCACACGCACATGCCATCCATCCGCATGTCTTGCAGCACCCCCATTCGCATGCCCACCTGCATAGTCATCCTCACGTCCTGCACGtgccacagcatcagcatcagcaccagcatctTCGAGGACCTCGACCCATCAAGTTAAGCGCTCCCGTCTACCTAAAGCCCGCCAGTGCAATGCGCAAGCCTCTGAAGATCAAGCTGAACAACTCGAAGCCAAAGGCGAAGCCGACCTTCGGGTACGAGAAGCCCTTCAAGTTTGAGAAACCAACGGCTGTGTCTTACAGCGAGTTGCAGACCTTGCCG CTGGACACGCACAACAATTTCAATACTGAGCACTTTGCACCCATTTACACGGTACCCGCACCGAATTTGGCCGTGCACGACAATCACTTGGAGCTGGACGATGGCGGACATTTCGCAACTTCTTACCTTCCCCCACAGCACACTTCCCAGTCCCCTCCCCCCTCCGCACGCCCTCAGACATACCTGGCACCGGGTTACAATGTGCATGAGGAAGAGACAAATGATCAAACCATCCGCGATCCCATTTCGGGCTCGCAGAAACTCTTTGCCCCAGATCCAGATCCCTCGCTGCCCACCTCAAAGATTCGGCCCGCCACTGAGACCTTCAATACCCCGAGCAACAGCAAGCCTCTGCCATCAGATGTCCAGAGTAATCATCTTCCCGCCCAGCCACTGGTGCAGATTGTGGGAGCCCAGGCAGCCGCTCAGTCGGCTCCGGAGATCTATCCCGTCCAGTACGCCCAGCAGACCCAGCAGTTGCAACCCTTCCTTGCCGCCTCCATTTCCGCCGCCCACATTCCCATCTACAATCCCACCTATTTGGTGACCCAGTCGAATCAGCTGTACACGCAGCACAAGCAACAGCTCTTCAAGCCCAGCGCCGAGCATGTGCTCGAGGCTGGCTACGTGAACGCGGATCTGACCCAAGAGGTGGCAAGCAATGGGCAGATACTGCAGGCAGCCAAGGATCCGCATCACAACATTCACCCCGTGCTGGACTCGGCGCCGCAATACGCAGCTCTGATTGCTGCCCCGGCTCTGGGTGAGCCTGTCGAAAGTGCCTACGAGACGGCTTCCTTCCATTTGCCTAATGTGGCCGCGGCGGTGACGTCCACGGCTCCAGAGGGAGGCTTTGTGGTGTCCAACTACTATGGACACCCGCACGATTCCTCGCAATTGCTCCAGGCCTAtgcagaggaggaggcccGCCGTCAGCAGCTGGAGACCGAGCACGCAGCCCTGGAGctgcaaaagcagcaacaatatcaCCTCGATGAGCTCAACGCCCAAGCtctggaacagcagcaacaacaacagtttcATCTAGAGGAACTGAGGGCCCATGCTCAGcggcagcaagagcaacagcagcaacaacagcagcatctggAGGAGCTGAGGGCGCAGGCTCaagcccagcaacagcaaaatcaGCATTTGGAGGAGCTGAGGGCGCAGGCTCATgcgcagcatcagcaaaatCAGCATCTGGAGGATCTGAGGGCTCAGGCTCAtgcccagcatcagcagcagctgcagttcgAAGAGCTGAAAGCCCAGGCCGAGGAGCAGCACTtgcaaaatcaacagcagcagcaacaattgcagctggtgcaactgcagcagcaacatcaacaacttCAGCAGCCTGTCCAACATCACCCGCAGCCCGCCCAGGATCCTGCTGCAACGGCCTTCGAGGAGCATCAGCGACtggtgcagcaacagctagGCAGCAACACGCCGCTGCGCATCTTTGTGCCAGACGAGGAGGCAGCGTCCGAATCG CGCCTGCAAAAACGATCGGACGATCTGAAGAAAGGCACCGTGGAGGATGTGCACAATCTGGGATCGACCGACAGCGAGGCAGAGTCAGCCAAAGATTTATTTGAGGTATCCACCTCCGTAGAAGTTGCCGGCGAGCACCACATTGCCGGCAGTacatag